In a single window of the Calditerricola satsumensis genome:
- the rnpA gene encoding ribonuclease P protein component, giving the protein MERERRLRKNEEFQRVFRHGQSTANRQFVVYALPRPEGGTFRVGVSVSKKLGKAVVRNRLKRLIKEAVRAHADKIRPGVDVVLIARASALELDYHQMVKSVGHVLRRAGLIAEKG; this is encoded by the coding sequence GTGGAACGCGAGCGACGGTTGCGCAAAAACGAAGAGTTTCAACGCGTGTTTCGTCACGGGCAATCGACCGCCAATCGGCAGTTTGTCGTCTATGCCCTTCCCCGGCCCGAAGGGGGGACGTTTCGCGTCGGCGTATCGGTGAGCAAGAAACTCGGAAAAGCCGTGGTGCGCAACCGCCTCAAACGCCTGATCAAGGAAGCGGTGCGCGCCCACGCGGACAAGATCCGGCCGGGTGTCGACGTGGTCCTCATTGCCCGGGCTTCGGCCCTCGAGCTGGACTATCATCAGATGGTGAAAAGCGTCGGCCACGTGTTGCGCCGGGCGGGCTTGATCGCGGAGAAGGGGTGA
- the yidC gene encoding membrane protein insertase YidC — MTRRRVVWLILVVVILLLALTGCSPQQMKPIDPNNGMWDRFFVYPLKLMLDLSAQVLFGSYGLAILAVTIIIRLLLLPLMMKQLRSMRMMQALQPEMQKIREKYKNDPQKAQEETVKLFQKHNVNPLSGCLPALIQMPILIAFYYAIMRSEEVRTHTFLWMNLGAPDPYYIMPVLAAVTTYLQSKVMGTTNNNPQAQLFLIIMPAMILFIAITLPSALSLYWVFSNLFTIVQTLVLKRTGYLQPQEGAAK; from the coding sequence TTGACGCGTCGACGAGTCGTTTGGTTGATCCTGGTTGTCGTCATCCTGTTGCTCGCCCTTACCGGGTGTTCGCCGCAGCAGATGAAGCCGATCGATCCGAACAACGGCATGTGGGACCGCTTTTTTGTTTATCCCCTCAAGCTGATGCTGGACCTGTCGGCTCAGGTGCTGTTCGGCAGCTACGGGCTGGCCATCTTGGCGGTGACGATCATCATTCGTTTGCTGTTGCTGCCGCTCATGATGAAGCAGCTGCGCAGCATGCGCATGATGCAGGCCCTGCAGCCGGAGATGCAGAAGATCCGCGAGAAGTACAAGAACGACCCGCAGAAGGCCCAGGAAGAGACGGTGAAGCTTTTCCAGAAGCACAACGTCAACCCGCTGTCGGGGTGCCTGCCGGCGCTGATCCAGATGCCGATCTTGATCGCGTTTTACTACGCCATCATGCGCAGCGAAGAGGTGCGGACGCACACCTTTTTGTGGATGAATCTTGGGGCGCCGGACCCGTACTACATCATGCCCGTTCTGGCCGCGGTGACGACGTACCTGCAGTCGAAGGTGATGGGGACGACGAACAACAATCCGCAGGCCCAACTGTTTTTGATCATCATGCCGGCGATGATCCTGTTTATCGCCATCACCTTGCCGTCGGCGCTGTCCCTGTACTGGGTGTTTAGCAACCTGTTCACGATCGTGCAGACCTTGGTGTTGAAGCGGACCGGGTATTTGCAGCCGCAGGAGGGTGCCGCGAAGTGA
- the yidD gene encoding membrane protein insertion efficiency factor YidD, with amino-acid sequence MLALIRVYQRWISPLKPPVCRFYPSCSAYAYEAVAKYGVRKGLALAIKRVAKCHPFHPGGVDPVP; translated from the coding sequence GTGTTAGCGTTGATTCGGGTGTACCAGCGGTGGATCTCGCCCCTAAAGCCGCCGGTGTGCCGGTTCTATCCCTCCTGTTCGGCATACGCGTACGAGGCGGTGGCCAAATACGGCGTGCGAAAAGGTCTGGCTCTCGCGATCAAACGCGTGGCGAAATGCCACCCCTTTCATCCCGGCGGGGTGGATCCGGTTCCGTAA